From the genome of Nitrosopumilus sp., one region includes:
- a CDS encoding DEAD/DEAH box helicase — protein MTKFKDLGLSDDVLKGITEQGFEEAFPIQEAAIPVLLSGRDVVGQAHTGSGKTAAFALSMLQEIQPKKGIQGLVMAPTRELAMQIADEIKKFGRYTGLKVATIYGGQGMGIQLDTLHRGVEILVATPGRLIDHLKRGSIELRDISHIVLDEADTMLDMGFIDDIQFILDLAPENRVMSLFSATMPTQILRLSEDYLNNPKQFLLDADDLSGEGIDQSYLVIKDRDKFKYLLDFLKPVRGQCIVFCSTKYRTRDVQKFLHQEKYDAVAIEGDMSQHRREQSMAKFRNGKANILVATDIASRGIDVPRVELVVNYDVPNVEMVYFHRIGRTARAGAKGKAVTFVSYSSVGDWNLIKRQIKVPLTDLNQEMGIQISIPDPLKRQTSSRRYGGQSRSGGYSRGGGRSGGYGRSGGGGGYGRSRDDRGGNRKSSNDKEGRNSYGGRSRW, from the coding sequence ATGACAAAATTTAAAGATTTAGGATTAAGCGACGACGTGCTGAAAGGAATTACTGAACAAGGTTTTGAAGAGGCATTTCCAATTCAAGAGGCAGCCATTCCAGTATTGCTTTCAGGAAGAGACGTCGTAGGACAAGCTCATACAGGTTCAGGAAAAACTGCAGCATTTGCATTGTCAATGTTGCAAGAAATTCAGCCTAAAAAAGGAATTCAAGGATTGGTCATGGCACCTACAAGAGAACTTGCAATGCAAATTGCGGATGAAATCAAAAAATTTGGAAGATACACGGGACTCAAAGTAGCAACAATTTACGGCGGTCAGGGAATGGGCATTCAGCTTGATACGCTTCACAGAGGAGTTGAAATTCTTGTGGCAACACCGGGAAGACTAATTGATCATCTCAAAAGAGGTTCAATAGAACTTCGAGACATCAGCCACATTGTTTTGGATGAAGCAGATACAATGTTGGATATGGGATTCATAGACGACATCCAGTTTATTCTAGATCTAGCTCCAGAAAACAGAGTAATGTCATTATTTTCTGCAACAATGCCAACCCAGATTCTAAGGTTGTCAGAAGACTACCTAAACAATCCAAAGCAATTCCTTTTGGATGCAGATGATCTTAGCGGAGAAGGCATTGATCAATCCTATCTTGTAATCAAAGACAGAGACAAATTCAAATATTTATTAGATTTTCTCAAGCCAGTACGAGGTCAGTGCATAGTGTTTTGTTCTACAAAATACAGAACCAGAGATGTTCAAAAATTCCTCCATCAAGAGAAATATGACGCAGTGGCAATCGAAGGCGACATGTCACAGCATAGAAGAGAACAATCCATGGCTAAATTTAGAAATGGAAAAGCAAACATCCTAGTTGCAACCGACATAGCATCCAGAGGAATAGATGTTCCAAGAGTGGAATTGGTAGTCAATTATGATGTTCCAAATGTAGAGATGGTTTATTTTCATAGAATTGGTAGAACCGCAAGAGCAGGTGCAAAAGGTAAAGCAGTTACATTCGTATCATATTCATCAGTGGGAGATTGGAACCTAATCAAACGTCAGATCAAGGTTCCACTCACAGACTTGAACCAGGAAATGGGAATTCAAATTTCAATTCCAGATCCACTAAAAAGACAAACATCATCCAGAAGATACGGAGGTCAATCTAGATCTGGAGGCTATTCTAGAGGCGGAGGTCGTTCCGGAGGATATGGAAGATCTGGAGGTGGCGGAGGATATGGAAGATCCAGAGATGACAGAGGAGGAAACAGAAAAAGTTCCAACGATAAAGAAGGCAGAAACAGCTACGGCGGACGTAGCAGATGGTAA
- a CDS encoding Lrp/AsnC family transcriptional regulator, whose translation MQKGFILLNCDLGSEEYILEELKRIQDISNAYLTFGAYDVIAEIQTEEQKGFEKVIAAVRKLSRVVSTMTLNIIDPE comes from the coding sequence ATGCAAAAGGGGTTTATTCTATTAAATTGTGATTTAGGATCTGAAGAATACATTTTGGAGGAGTTAAAACGCATACAAGACATCAGTAACGCATATCTGACTTTTGGAGCGTATGATGTGATTGCAGAAATTCAAACAGAGGAACAGAAAGGATTTGAAAAGGTGATTGCGGCAGTTAGAAAACTATCCAGAGTAGTAAGCACAATGACATTAAACATTATAGATCCTGAATAA